The nucleotide sequence ACGTACATGAACGCCAAGGGCGAAAACCAGAGCGACACCAAGGCTGCCCACTGGTTTGAAAAGGCTGCGGAGCAGGACCACGCCAAGGCGCAGAACAACCTTGCCTACATGTACGCCGAGGGGCGCGGCTACGCCCAGGATCCGGCCAAGGCCGTGCAGTGGTACACTCGTGCCGCCGAACAGGGCTATTCCGAAGCGCAGTACAACCTTGGCTACATGTACGAACAGGGGCGGGGCATTGCCCAGGATTATACCCAGGCGGTGGACTGGTACCGCAAGGCTGCGGAGCAGAACGAAGCTGCCGCCCAGTACAGCCTTGGCCTCATGTACGAGCAGGGCACGGGCGTTCCGCGCAACCTGACCGAGGCCAACCGCTGGTACCAGCTGGCTGCCAAAAACGGCGACCCGGACGCCAAGGCCGCGTTGCGCAGCATGTCCACAAAGGCTCCTGCGTCAGCCAAGGCTGCCGCCAGCCCCACCAAGCAGACCCGCGAAAAAAAGAAGCAGTAACCGTCAGGGCTTTTTGCCCCGCATGCGGTTTGTCGGGCCGCCGGACATGCCTTGTTGGCGTGCCCGGCGGCTTTTGCTTTACGGAGCCGCAGGACTGGCCGTATGGATGCCCTTTGCGGACATGCTGGCATAAAAAGGCTGTTTATTGTCATTGCTGCCAGAGCGGGCATCTTTTACGCTGCCCGCATGAAGCAGAATCTTGTCATTTTTCTCTACCCCGGCATTGTCGCTCTGGACGTAACTGGCCCGCTGGAGGTGTTTGCGACGGCAACCCAACTGCTTAAGCTCGGCAACAGGCATAATGAGGGCTATATGCCGGCGTTTGCGGCCACCCGCTGCGGTTCCGTGCGTTCGGCTTCCGGTCTGAGCCTGATAGCGGAGGTGACGCTCGGGAGCACCCGCCCCGACATCCTGTTGGTGCCAGGCGGCCCGGATGCGGAATCCGCCGCTGAAGACCCTCAGGTGGGGCGGCAGGTGCGCGCGGCGGCAGCGCAGGCAAGCCGCATAGCGGGCGTGTGCACAGGGGCGTTTGTGCTGGCGGCCTGCGGTCTGCTGGACGGCAAAAGGGCCGCAACGCACTGGCTGGCTGCCTCCCGGCTGGCGGAGCGCTACCCGCAAATACAGGTGGAGGCTGACGCCATCTTTGTGCGCGACGGCAATACCTCGACCAGCGGGGGCGTAACGGCTGGCATAGATCTGGCGCTGGACATGGTGGAGGAGGACTACGGCGGCAGGCTGGCAGGGGATGTGGCGCGCATGCTGCTGCTGTACCGCCGCCGACCGGGCAACCAGAGCCAGTACAGCGCCGTGCTGGCGGCGCAGGCCCATGCGGGCAGGTTTGCCGGGCTTGTGCAGTGGATGGAGGCTAATATTGACGGCGACCTGACCGTTGAGCGGCTGGCCGAGGTTGCGCACATGAGCCCGAGGTCTTTTGCGCGGGTGT is from Desulfovibrio desulfuricans and encodes:
- a CDS encoding GlxA family transcriptional regulator: MDALCGHAGIKRLFIVIAARAGIFYAARMKQNLVIFLYPGIVALDVTGPLEVFATATQLLKLGNRHNEGYMPAFAATRCGSVRSASGLSLIAEVTLGSTRPDILLVPGGPDAESAAEDPQVGRQVRAAAAQASRIAGVCTGAFVLAACGLLDGKRAATHWLAASRLAERYPQIQVEADAIFVRDGNTSTSGGVTAGIDLALDMVEEDYGGRLAGDVARMLLLYRRRPGNQSQYSAVLAAQAHAGRFAGLVQWMEANIDGDLTVERLAEVAHMSPRSFARVFPAETGSSPARFVEGLRLSRARELVESGVDSFAEVARLSGFGSEDRLRKTFARRLGLSPYQYRRHFFRG